A single genomic interval of Brevibacillus brevis harbors:
- the rocF gene encoding arginase, whose translation MNKNMSIVGVPMDLGADRRGVDMGPSAIRYAGVVARLEKMGFNIEDRGDIFVTRPHHFTETENHKYLDEVVEANEKLANVVSDIMTAGRFPLVLGGDHSIALGTIAGVAKHVKNLGVIWFDAHGDLNTGATSPSGNIHGMPLAASLGYGHERLTNIGGYTPKVKAENVVIIGARDLDQGERELIKRIGMKVFTMHEIDKLGMARVMDEAIAHVSKNTDGVHLSLDLDGLDPHDAPGVGTPVIGGISYREGHVSLEMLADADILCSAEFVEVNPILDRENMTARVAVALMSSVFGDKLL comes from the coding sequence ATGAACAAAAACATGAGCATTGTTGGTGTACCGATGGATCTAGGTGCAGACCGCCGTGGAGTTGATATGGGACCTAGCGCTATCCGTTATGCAGGTGTTGTAGCCCGCCTGGAAAAGATGGGTTTCAACATTGAAGACCGAGGAGATATTTTTGTAACGCGTCCTCATCACTTCACCGAGACGGAAAACCATAAATACCTGGATGAAGTCGTGGAAGCCAATGAGAAGCTTGCCAATGTTGTAAGCGATATCATGACTGCTGGTCGATTCCCGCTTGTATTGGGTGGCGATCACAGCATTGCCCTGGGAACCATAGCAGGTGTGGCTAAGCACGTAAAAAACCTGGGTGTGATCTGGTTTGATGCTCACGGTGATTTGAATACGGGTGCCACTTCTCCATCGGGAAATATTCACGGTATGCCTTTGGCAGCGAGCTTGGGGTATGGACATGAGCGTCTGACGAACATTGGGGGATATACACCAAAGGTGAAGGCAGAAAACGTGGTCATCATCGGTGCGCGTGATCTGGACCAAGGTGAGCGTGAATTGATCAAGCGTATTGGCATGAAGGTTTTCACCATGCATGAAATTGATAAATTGGGTATGGCTCGTGTGATGGATGAAGCAATTGCGCATGTGTCCAAAAATACAGATGGCGTGCATTTGAGCCTCGACTTGGATGGACTTGATCCACACGATGCTCCAGGAGTAGGGACGCCCGTAATAGGTGGTATCTCCTATCGCGAAGGGCATGTCTCATTGGAAATGCTGGCAGATGCAGATATTCTTTGCTCTGCTGAATTCGTAGAGGTCAACCCGATTCTTGACCGAGAAAACATGACAGCTCGCGTTGCAGTCGCTTTGATGAGTTCTGTTTTTGGTGATAAATTACTGTAA
- a CDS encoding aspartyl-phosphate phosphatase Spo0E family protein: MQRLSKKDVLLEIEMLRKELNDQYKKQACITPELVTLSVQLDQLLNKLRLHP, from the coding sequence GTGCAACGATTGTCAAAAAAAGACGTTCTCCTCGAGATTGAAATGCTGCGAAAAGAACTGAACGATCAGTACAAAAAACAAGCCTGCATTACTCCAGAATTAGTTACGCTAAGCGTACAACTGGACCAGCTATTAAATAAACTTCGACTCCATCCTTAG
- the sigW gene encoding RNA polymerase sigma factor SigW — MDFVEKRLTQRAKRGDREAFAELIEIYKDKIFQLAYRMVGNRQDAEDIAQETFLRVYANLHSYDDSYKFSTWIYRIATNLCIDRGRKKRPDFSLDEETEPGQGLDWYSRLSSNERTPEDKVVTQELQETVQDALSHLQPKYRSIMILRYIEDLSLQEISDIVKLPITTIKTRIHRGREALRSKLRLM, encoded by the coding sequence ATGGATTTTGTAGAGAAACGGTTGACTCAGCGGGCAAAACGTGGAGACCGTGAAGCTTTTGCGGAGTTAATCGAGATTTATAAAGACAAGATATTTCAGCTCGCATATCGTATGGTGGGAAACCGTCAGGATGCAGAGGACATCGCGCAAGAAACATTTTTGCGTGTCTATGCCAATTTGCATTCATACGATGACAGCTATAAGTTCTCCACGTGGATCTACAGGATCGCGACCAATCTATGTATCGACCGTGGCCGGAAAAAACGACCTGACTTTTCATTGGATGAAGAAACCGAACCAGGGCAAGGCCTGGACTGGTATTCACGCCTGTCTTCTAACGAGCGAACACCGGAGGACAAAGTCGTAACGCAGGAGCTGCAGGAGACGGTGCAAGATGCTTTGTCTCACTTACAGCCCAAATATCGCTCGATTATGATCTTGCGTTATATCGAGGATTTGTCGTTGCAGGAGATCAGCGATATCGTAAAGCTTCCCATAACGACAATCAAGACGCGTATTCACCGAGGAAGGGAAGCATTACGCAGCAAGTTGCGATTGATGTGA
- a CDS encoding zf-HC2 domain-containing protein, translating into MECRDMICLIHEYLDGDTDELANLQLQTHIKSCVSCRQHMHELQRAIAFVQSASHIHVSSDFTARVLAQLPAPTKANLLSGWLRNHPFLTAAAVFLFLMTGSVFNSWFDRDDTLQVSSANLDKLKIDRERNVVVVPAGTNIDGDLVVRNGNVDVRGHVTGNVVAIEGKVFVASTAQVVGNTESIEAIVDWIWYEVKNIGNDLLPILP; encoded by the coding sequence ATGGAATGCCGGGATATGATCTGCCTCATTCACGAATATCTAGATGGGGACACTGATGAATTAGCCAATCTGCAATTGCAAACACATATAAAGTCTTGTGTGAGTTGTCGTCAGCATATGCATGAGTTGCAGAGAGCCATCGCTTTTGTTCAAAGCGCTTCACATATTCATGTCTCTTCTGATTTTACAGCTCGTGTACTTGCGCAATTGCCTGCGCCGACGAAAGCGAATCTGTTATCAGGATGGCTTCGTAATCACCCGTTTTTGACAGCTGCAGCGGTATTTCTCTTTTTGATGACCGGCAGTGTATTCAACAGTTGGTTTGATCGGGATGACACTCTACAGGTATCCTCTGCTAATTTGGATAAATTAAAAATAGATCGTGAACGCAATGTCGTAGTTGTGCCAGCAGGAACCAATATTGATGGAGACTTGGTTGTCCGCAACGGAAACGTAGATGTTCGAGGTCATGTAACAGGAAATGTTGTGGCTATTGAAGGAAAAGTGTTCGTGGCATCTACCGCCCAAGTCGTGGGAAATACCGAATCAATCGAAGCGATCGTAGATTGGATTTGGTATGAGGTGAAAAATATTGGAAATGACTTGCTTCCGATCTTGCCATAA
- the cdaA gene encoding diadenylate cyclase CdaA: MISISMDYGDLLRYATDILLVTYVFYKIIMLIRGTRAVQLLKGIMVIVITWFLSKYFQLTALHALMNQAFTFGVLAVVIIFQPELRRALEQLGRGKLFSRSSSTQDDEAVSRLVQEVGKSVTYMAKRRIGALIVIERETGLNDYVETGIGINGRVSSELLINIFIPNTPLHDGAVIMRKDMIMAAACYLPLSENNSISKELGTRHRAAIGLSEVSDGIAIIVSEETGQVSFAAHGAMNRNLTEAQLAEMLTEQLQPLSKGKSMGSRWQWRRKHG, encoded by the coding sequence ATGATATCGATATCCATGGATTATGGGGATTTGCTACGGTATGCAACGGATATTTTACTCGTTACATACGTGTTCTATAAAATCATTATGCTTATTCGCGGGACGCGCGCCGTACAATTGCTGAAGGGGATTATGGTCATCGTCATCACATGGTTCCTCAGTAAATATTTTCAACTGACGGCACTGCACGCGCTGATGAATCAAGCTTTTACATTCGGGGTTTTGGCGGTCGTCATCATCTTCCAGCCGGAGTTGCGTCGAGCACTGGAGCAGCTTGGTCGAGGCAAGCTTTTTTCCCGTTCAAGCAGTACGCAGGATGACGAGGCGGTTAGCCGCTTGGTTCAAGAAGTGGGCAAATCGGTTACGTACATGGCCAAGCGTCGTATTGGTGCATTGATCGTCATTGAGAGAGAGACGGGACTAAATGACTACGTGGAAACGGGTATTGGCATTAACGGGCGAGTCAGCTCGGAGCTGTTGATCAATATTTTTATCCCGAATACACCGTTGCATGACGGTGCAGTCATTATGAGAAAAGACATGATTATGGCTGCTGCCTGTTATCTTCCACTGTCTGAAAACAATTCCATCTCGAAGGAGTTGGGTACGCGCCATCGAGCGGCAATAGGGTTAAGTGAGGTTTCCGATGGCATTGCGATCATCGTATCCGAAGAGACTGGTCAGGTGTCCTTTGCCGCGCATGGAGCAATGAATCGGAATCTGACGGAGGCGCAACTGGCAGAGATGCTGACAGAACAGCTTCAGCCTCTGTCCAAAGGCAAATCCATGGGAAGTCGTTGGCAATGGAGGCGAAAACATGGATAA
- a CDS encoding YbbR-like domain-containing protein → MDKWLNSHWFARAVALLLAIMTWMIVNLEAEQTTTPEASQPTFIDSVNLHVKYDTDRYQVVKQQRTVKVALESNNPFYRHNFFPEESWEVYVDATNLGKGTHRVPVQYKGFPDEVKVGIIPNIVEITLEEKKTVEREVSVEKLGQVAPGYTAGEPIVKPFRALVRVPESQVNKVAAVKASVDLEGATSAIKTTVPLKVVDKSGNVIQGADVVPLTVEVNIPVTSPFAKVPIKLNLTNELPNGYSLASMGMNVEEVTVYGPKEVIDGIKSNTYPGPEIDLGNITSDRDIELKIPLMDNIVKVEPEYLTVSLKVVQSTTKRLDKIPIRISGLSESMEAKVLSTDGQEMSTIDFDVIGAPEVLNQLSHEDLQVVADVSNMPAGVYEVPLNYIFNQSEYIKTSASAPKKVTIQITNKQR, encoded by the coding sequence ATGGATAAATGGTTAAACAGTCACTGGTTTGCACGTGCTGTTGCGTTGCTTTTGGCTATCATGACGTGGATGATTGTCAATCTGGAAGCCGAACAAACGACGACCCCTGAGGCAAGTCAGCCAACTTTTATTGATAGTGTCAATTTGCATGTGAAATACGATACTGATCGTTATCAGGTGGTTAAGCAGCAACGAACGGTAAAGGTCGCCTTGGAAAGCAATAATCCTTTTTATCGACACAATTTCTTCCCGGAGGAATCGTGGGAAGTGTATGTCGATGCGACGAACCTGGGCAAAGGAACACATCGTGTACCTGTCCAGTACAAGGGATTCCCGGATGAAGTCAAGGTAGGGATCATCCCGAATATCGTGGAAATCACCTTGGAAGAGAAGAAGACCGTTGAGCGTGAAGTTTCCGTGGAGAAATTGGGACAGGTCGCTCCAGGTTATACGGCAGGAGAGCCTATTGTAAAGCCGTTTAGAGCACTTGTAAGGGTACCTGAAAGCCAAGTGAATAAGGTAGCAGCAGTTAAGGCTTCGGTTGACCTGGAAGGGGCTACTTCCGCAATCAAAACAACGGTTCCGCTCAAAGTCGTGGACAAGTCTGGAAACGTGATTCAAGGGGCGGATGTGGTGCCACTTACGGTAGAAGTCAACATCCCCGTAACGAGTCCGTTTGCCAAAGTGCCAATCAAATTAAACTTGACGAATGAATTGCCGAATGGATATAGTTTGGCTAGTATGGGTATGAATGTGGAAGAGGTCACGGTCTATGGACCGAAGGAAGTCATTGATGGCATCAAATCCAACACATACCCAGGGCCGGAAATCGATCTCGGCAACATTACATCAGATCGCGATATAGAGCTAAAGATACCGTTAATGGATAATATTGTGAAGGTAGAGCCGGAGTATTTGACCGTATCGCTGAAAGTCGTTCAATCAACGACCAAGCGTTTGGACAAGATTCCGATTCGCATTAGCGGGCTATCAGAAAGCATGGAAGCAAAGGTACTATCCACCGATGGCCAGGAGATGTCTACAATCGACTTCGACGTGATCGGCGCACCAGAAGTGCTGAATCAGTTGAGTCATGAAGACTTGCAGGTCGTAGCAGATGTCAGCAATATGCCGGCGGGTGTATACGAAGTACCATTGAATTACATCTTCAATCAGTCGGAGTATATCAAGACTTCTGCGAGTGCACCGAAAAAGGTCACAATTCAAATCACGAACAAGCAAAGGTAG